A window of the Thermogemmatispora onikobensis genome harbors these coding sequences:
- a CDS encoding FHA domain-containing serine/threonine-protein kinase, translating to MMNEEYIGRTVGQYRIEAVLGAGGMGQVFRGVHQLLDRPAAIKVMLPSFAARSDFRARFLQEAKAAAALHHPNIVEIYDYGDDHGLLYMVMEYMGDGALSGLLKRQGEKRLPLPQVLMLGIQIAQGLAAAHALQVVHRDIKPANLLLRHLAGSGSGREHYLVKISDFGLARLVEGGVETVTGTPMGTLAYMSPEQCLGAKTIDGRSDLYALGVVLYEMLTGSLPFQISGVADAIYKHVNATPPRLRELRPELPSILEEIVMCCLAKKPEERFATGQALANALQNVLGGSGEGASALAATSGPGPQQASLQTRTTLDAPASPSALPAPPTVSTMPGYSDVPRVRVIDESGRTLQVVEVRPAGIIVGRQEGSDIVLLSKQVSRQHLRITWDGKEVRVLDLGSSNGTLLEGVRLMPQVSQVWQERQMVRLGPFWLRLEGASPPATFIRSGAGPAPLPGASRPAGMGSSTYGNYATPTIANTASSQGPASLVSERIGLVASPKTLTLVPGQTATVQLTLTNMGSTVDWFTPTVDGVPAEWLHGAGQEVQLNPGMQETVTLTVNVARRPSHRAGQYHVLIRARSREVPQEYSQTSCIWTVQPFSEEMLRLEPRRASGRGRASYTLAVTNAGNAPARYQLEGEDDEQRLRYLFRVNPLELDTGREARVGLSVQERRRLIGREERIPFQVHLKALGEQRSQSAAGEFVNKALLPPWVIPALLAVVLIAGGALALARGLVPLPGKPGTAVSTPAPNVAATLTALVQTGASTATVAAVSSQATAAAQANATAAAQNSSQATAMAQANATATAQANATATALANPPPPQAQTVTTVVTGLAAPIGAQYVNSGDRLFFVEYGGKVSLLTNASGSSPAYSVLGTGYGLLEDVAVASDGHTLYLTERGGNLYRVNLAVGANRSQATVVASGLAAPHQIALDGNVAYVALYNDSGPLGSVVKVDLNSGTVTTVLSDLQHPIGVLLASDHHTLYVTEQQPDGSGTLSRFDLATGTRTQLARSQGAPLFFLHWANSLQTAILVPERSPTNEVWYVSLVDHPEVLHPVAHVGAAPSDVVTAGQQPGNFFPMFVCAAASNAIQRLS from the coding sequence ATGATGAACGAAGAGTACATAGGCCGGACCGTCGGGCAGTATCGGATCGAGGCGGTGCTGGGGGCGGGAGGAATGGGCCAGGTTTTTCGCGGCGTGCATCAGCTGCTTGATCGCCCGGCGGCCATCAAGGTCATGCTGCCCAGCTTTGCGGCGCGCTCAGACTTTCGTGCTCGCTTTCTGCAGGAGGCCAAAGCGGCGGCGGCCCTGCACCATCCCAACATTGTCGAGATCTACGACTACGGCGATGATCATGGCCTGCTCTATATGGTCATGGAATACATGGGCGACGGGGCGCTCAGTGGCCTGCTCAAGCGGCAGGGTGAGAAGCGTTTACCGCTGCCGCAAGTGCTCATGCTGGGCATCCAGATTGCGCAGGGGTTAGCGGCGGCCCATGCCCTTCAGGTGGTGCACCGCGACATCAAGCCGGCCAATCTCCTGCTGCGGCATCTTGCTGGCTCTGGGTCGGGGCGTGAGCATTATCTCGTCAAGATCAGCGATTTCGGGCTGGCGCGTCTGGTAGAAGGAGGGGTTGAGACAGTCACCGGCACACCGATGGGGACGCTGGCCTACATGTCGCCCGAGCAATGTCTTGGCGCCAAGACTATTGATGGGCGCAGCGATCTCTATGCCCTCGGGGTTGTCCTGTACGAGATGCTCACTGGCTCCCTGCCTTTTCAGATCAGCGGCGTAGCCGACGCCATCTACAAGCACGTCAACGCCACGCCGCCGCGTCTGCGCGAGCTGCGGCCTGAACTACCCTCCATCCTCGAAGAGATTGTCATGTGCTGTCTGGCCAAGAAGCCCGAGGAGCGCTTTGCCACGGGGCAAGCGCTGGCGAATGCCCTGCAGAACGTGCTGGGGGGGAGCGGAGAGGGGGCTTCGGCCTTAGCGGCAACCTCGGGGCCTGGGCCGCAGCAAGCGAGTCTGCAGACGCGCACCACCCTGGATGCGCCGGCCTCGCCGTCAGCGCTCCCGGCGCCGCCCACCGTATCCACCATGCCGGGCTATAGCGACGTGCCTCGGGTGCGCGTCATCGATGAGAGCGGGCGGACGCTGCAGGTCGTTGAAGTCAGGCCGGCGGGCATCATCGTAGGCCGGCAGGAAGGAAGCGACATCGTTCTGCTCTCGAAGCAGGTCTCGCGCCAGCACCTGCGCATCACCTGGGACGGCAAAGAGGTGCGGGTTCTGGATCTGGGATCGAGCAACGGCACCCTACTAGAGGGGGTGCGTCTCATGCCGCAGGTCAGCCAGGTCTGGCAGGAGCGGCAGATGGTCCGCCTTGGCCCCTTCTGGCTGCGTCTGGAAGGTGCCAGTCCCCCAGCGACCTTCATCCGTTCAGGAGCAGGGCCGGCTCCCCTCCCTGGTGCCAGCCGGCCTGCGGGCATGGGGAGTAGCACCTATGGCAACTATGCCACACCCACCATTGCGAACACAGCGAGCAGCCAGGGGCCGGCCTCGCTGGTCTCGGAGCGTATTGGCCTGGTGGCCTCGCCCAAGACCCTGACGCTGGTGCCGGGTCAGACGGCCACCGTCCAGCTTACCCTGACCAACATGGGAAGCACCGTTGACTGGTTCACGCCGACGGTCGACGGCGTTCCTGCCGAGTGGCTGCATGGCGCCGGGCAAGAGGTGCAGCTCAATCCCGGCATGCAAGAGACAGTCACCCTGACCGTCAATGTCGCGCGTCGTCCCTCGCATCGCGCCGGGCAATACCATGTCTTAATTCGGGCCCGCTCGCGTGAGGTGCCCCAGGAATACAGTCAGACAAGCTGCATTTGGACTGTGCAGCCCTTCAGCGAGGAGATGCTACGGCTGGAGCCACGGCGCGCCAGTGGCCGGGGCCGGGCCTCCTACACCCTGGCGGTGACCAATGCTGGCAACGCGCCAGCCCGCTATCAGCTGGAGGGAGAAGATGACGAGCAGCGACTGCGCTACCTTTTCCGGGTGAACCCGCTGGAGCTAGATACCGGACGGGAAGCGCGAGTCGGGCTGAGCGTGCAGGAACGGCGGCGCCTGATAGGACGGGAGGAGCGCATTCCCTTCCAGGTGCATCTGAAAGCGCTTGGGGAGCAGCGTAGCCAGAGTGCCGCTGGCGAGTTTGTCAACAAAGCGCTGCTGCCACCCTGGGTCATCCCGGCCCTGCTGGCGGTGGTCCTGATCGCTGGGGGGGCGCTGGCCCTGGCTCGGGGACTGGTGCCGCTGCCAGGCAAGCCGGGGACGGCGGTCTCTACTCCCGCCCCCAATGTGGCGGCCACCCTGACGGCCCTGGTACAGACGGGAGCCAGCACGGCCACAGTGGCGGCGGTCAGTAGCCAGGCGACGGCGGCGGCCCAGGCCAATGCCACCGCGGCGGCGCAGAATAGCAGCCAGGCGACGGCGATGGCCCAGGCCAATGCCACCGCGACGGCCCAGGCCAATGCCACGGCCACTGCTCTGGCCAATCCCCCGCCACCGCAGGCGCAGACGGTCACAACAGTGGTCACGGGCCTCGCCGCTCCCATCGGCGCCCAATACGTCAACTCCGGTGATCGACTCTTCTTCGTCGAGTATGGAGGCAAGGTTTCGCTGCTGACCAATGCCTCGGGGAGCAGTCCAGCCTACTCGGTGCTGGGCACTGGCTACGGCCTGCTTGAAGATGTGGCTGTGGCGTCTGATGGCCATACGCTCTACCTGACCGAGCGCGGGGGCAATCTCTACCGTGTCAATCTCGCGGTCGGGGCCAATCGCAGTCAAGCTACCGTCGTGGCCTCCGGCTTGGCGGCGCCGCATCAAATCGCTCTTGATGGCAATGTAGCCTATGTGGCGCTCTACAACGACAGCGGGCCGCTGGGCAGTGTAGTCAAAGTTGATCTGAACAGTGGAACAGTGACAACGGTGCTCTCCGATTTGCAGCATCCCATCGGAGTCCTGCTAGCTTCCGATCATCATACGCTCTATGTAACCGAGCAGCAGCCGGACGGCAGCGGTACCCTGAGCCGGTTCGATCTGGCGACCGGTACGCGCACGCAGCTGGCCCGTAGTCAGGGGGCCCCTCTCTTCTTCCTGCACTGGGCCAATAGCCTGCAAACGGCCATCCTGGTGCCCGAGCGCTCTCCTACCAATGAGGTCTGGTACGTCAGTCTGGTGGATCATCCCGAGGTGCTTCATCCGGTGGCGCATGTGGGAGCGGCGCCTTCCGATGTCGTAACGGCGGGGCAGCAGCCAGGCAACTTTTTCCCGATGTTCGTCTGTGCTGCTGCCAGCAATGCTATCCAGCGCTTGAGCTAA
- the lhgO gene encoding L-2-hydroxyglutarate oxidase, with amino-acid sequence MQPYDLIIVGAGLVGLATAREYVRRRPGLRLLLLEKEPRIAAHQSGHNSGVLHTGIYYTPGSLKARACVAGHRAMLAFCREHGIPFQLCGKVIVALTEEELPRLQALYERGQRNGVQGLELIGPERLHEIEPAAAGLKAIYSPNTGIVDFTRVATTLAAEISAHGAELRLSCQVVGLLPRADEVVVQIRTQAPAASGQSSSREEELRARAVITCAGLYSDRLAHLTGDDGGLRIVPFRGDYYVLRPEKRPLVRGLIYPVPDPRFPFLGVHLTLRPNGEVWVGPNAVLALAREGYDRWQLHPRELWETLSYAGFWRLARRYWRMGLAELYRDYVKRAYVRQVQRYVPALEERDLLPGPSGVRAQALAPDGSLVDDFVIRRGQRVLHVQNAPSPAATSSLVIAQMIVDEAQAQFAL; translated from the coding sequence ATGCAGCCCTATGATCTGATCATTGTTGGCGCCGGCCTGGTGGGGCTGGCAACGGCGCGCGAGTATGTGCGACGCCGTCCTGGCCTGCGCCTGCTCCTGCTGGAGAAAGAGCCACGCATCGCCGCCCACCAGTCGGGGCACAATAGCGGCGTGCTGCACACCGGTATCTACTATACCCCCGGCTCGTTGAAGGCCCGCGCCTGCGTGGCCGGCCATCGGGCCATGCTGGCCTTCTGCCGCGAGCATGGCATTCCGTTCCAGCTCTGCGGCAAGGTAATCGTGGCACTGACGGAGGAAGAGCTGCCACGCCTGCAGGCCCTCTATGAGCGCGGCCAGCGCAATGGGGTCCAGGGTCTGGAGCTAATCGGCCCCGAGCGCCTGCACGAGATCGAGCCAGCAGCAGCGGGACTAAAGGCTATCTATTCTCCTAATACAGGGATCGTCGATTTTACGCGCGTGGCCACCACCCTGGCCGCGGAGATCAGCGCGCACGGCGCGGAGCTGCGCCTGAGCTGCCAGGTGGTAGGTCTCTTGCCGCGCGCCGATGAAGTGGTGGTCCAGATCCGCACCCAGGCACCGGCAGCCTCGGGTCAGAGCAGCAGCCGGGAGGAAGAGCTGAGGGCGCGCGCCGTGATCACCTGCGCCGGCCTCTACTCCGATCGCCTGGCGCACCTGACCGGCGACGACGGCGGTCTGCGCATCGTGCCCTTCCGCGGTGACTACTATGTGCTGCGCCCCGAAAAGCGCCCGCTGGTGCGCGGCCTCATCTATCCCGTCCCCGACCCGCGCTTTCCTTTCCTGGGGGTCCACCTGACGCTGCGACCCAACGGCGAGGTCTGGGTCGGACCCAATGCCGTACTGGCCCTGGCACGCGAGGGCTATGATCGCTGGCAGCTTCACCCGCGGGAGCTGTGGGAGACCCTCAGCTACGCCGGCTTCTGGCGTCTGGCGCGGCGCTACTGGCGCATGGGCCTGGCCGAACTCTATCGTGACTACGTGAAGCGCGCCTATGTGCGCCAGGTCCAGCGCTATGTGCCGGCCCTCGAAGAGCGGGACCTGCTGCCGGGTCCGAGCGGTGTGCGGGCCCAGGCCCTGGCTCCCGATGGCAGCCTGGTTGATGACTTCGTGATCCGCCGCGGGCAGCGCGTGCTGCATGTGCAGAATGCACCATCGCCGGCAGCCACCTCTTCGCTGGTGATCGCCCAGATGATCGTCGACGAGGCCCAGGCTCAGTTTGCCCTCTAG
- a CDS encoding OsmC family protein: MPVRTAEAEWKGDLQSGQGQLKLGTGAFEGQYSFKTRMGDDTSGTNPEELIAAAHAACFSMALSAGLARAGFTPTSVKTNARVHFNPTAQGYVIGPIELETTAVVPGIDEAKFQELANEAKQNCPVSRALAATEIRLQARLVQQ; encoded by the coding sequence ATGCCAGTTCGCACCGCTGAGGCGGAATGGAAAGGTGACCTGCAAAGTGGCCAGGGTCAGCTGAAGCTGGGCACAGGGGCCTTTGAGGGCCAGTATTCGTTTAAGACGCGCATGGGTGACGATACGTCGGGGACCAATCCCGAGGAGCTGATCGCGGCGGCGCATGCGGCCTGCTTCTCGATGGCTCTCTCGGCGGGTCTGGCGCGCGCTGGCTTTACGCCGACGAGCGTCAAGACGAACGCGCGGGTGCACTTCAATCCCACAGCTCAGGGCTATGTTATTGGTCCGATCGAGCTGGAGACCACGGCGGTGGTGCCTGGGATCGATGAGGCGAAGTTTCAGGAGCTGGCCAATGAGGCCAAGCAGAATTGTCCGGTCTCAAGGGCGCTGGCCGCCACGGAGATCCGCCTGCAGGCCAGGCTGGTCCAGCAGTAA
- a CDS encoding NADP-dependent isocitrate dehydrogenase: protein MSQNTPITVAYGDGIGPEIMAATLEVIKAAGARIDIEEIEVGEKVYLRGVPSGIEPSAWESLRRTKVFLKAPITTPQGGGYKSLNVTIRTMFGLYANVRPCVAYYPFVDTKYPGMDVVIIRENEEDLYTGIEYRQTHDMVQSLKLISRPGSEKIIRYAFEYARAYNRKKVTCFVKDNIMKQTDGLFHKIFEKVAAEYPDIQNETWIVDIGSAKLADTPEAFDVVVLPNLYGDILSDVAAQIAGSVGMAGSANIGDQCAMFEAIHGSAPRRAGQNVANPSGLLLGAVLMLVHIGQPEVATRVHNAWLRTLEDGIHTYDIYSEGVSKQKVGTKEFAQAIIERLGQMPQTLKAVNYTAAPKLANIQHLSQEPLEKKDLVGVDVFLEWRGGGPDQLGDAIKRLEGDGLQLTMITNRGAKVWPNGLPETFCTDHWRCRFLADDGQALRPQQVIALLHRLAEAGFDFIQTEHLYTFDGRPAFSTASGE from the coding sequence ATGTCACAGAATACGCCCATTACCGTTGCGTATGGGGATGGCATTGGCCCGGAGATCATGGCGGCCACCCTGGAAGTGATCAAGGCCGCTGGGGCGCGGATCGACATTGAAGAGATCGAAGTAGGAGAGAAGGTCTACTTGCGCGGTGTGCCCTCGGGTATTGAGCCGAGCGCCTGGGAGTCCCTGCGCCGTACCAAGGTCTTTCTCAAAGCGCCCATTACCACGCCACAAGGAGGGGGCTACAAGAGTCTGAACGTCACCATTCGCACGATGTTCGGCCTCTACGCCAATGTGCGTCCCTGTGTTGCCTACTATCCTTTCGTGGATACCAAGTATCCGGGGATGGACGTCGTCATCATCCGTGAGAACGAAGAGGACCTTTACACCGGCATCGAGTACCGGCAGACGCACGACATGGTGCAGAGCCTCAAGCTCATTAGCCGTCCGGGCAGCGAGAAGATCATTCGCTACGCCTTCGAGTATGCGCGGGCCTACAACCGCAAGAAAGTCACCTGCTTCGTCAAAGACAACATCATGAAGCAGACGGACGGTCTCTTCCACAAGATTTTTGAGAAGGTGGCCGCCGAGTATCCGGACATCCAGAACGAGACCTGGATTGTTGACATTGGCTCGGCCAAGCTGGCGGATACACCGGAAGCTTTTGATGTCGTGGTGCTGCCCAATCTGTACGGTGATATTCTCTCGGATGTGGCGGCCCAGATAGCTGGTTCGGTGGGCATGGCTGGCTCGGCCAACATCGGTGACCAGTGTGCCATGTTTGAGGCCATTCATGGCTCGGCGCCGCGGCGCGCTGGTCAGAACGTGGCCAATCCCTCGGGTCTGCTGCTGGGGGCGGTGCTGATGCTCGTGCATATCGGGCAGCCGGAGGTGGCGACGCGGGTGCACAACGCCTGGTTGCGCACGCTAGAGGATGGTATCCATACCTACGACATCTACAGCGAGGGAGTCAGCAAGCAGAAGGTTGGAACGAAGGAGTTTGCGCAGGCCATCATTGAGCGTCTGGGTCAGATGCCGCAGACGCTCAAGGCGGTGAACTACACGGCGGCGCCGAAGCTGGCCAACATTCAGCACCTCAGTCAGGAGCCGCTGGAGAAGAAGGATCTGGTGGGGGTGGATGTCTTTCTGGAGTGGCGCGGCGGTGGCCCTGATCAGTTGGGCGACGCCATCAAGCGGCTGGAGGGCGATGGGCTGCAGTTGACGATGATTACGAATCGGGGAGCGAAGGTCTGGCCCAATGGGCTGCCCGAGACCTTCTGTACCGATCATTGGCGCTGTCGTTTCCTGGCCGACGATGGGCAGGCCCTACGTCCGCAGCAGGTCATTGCTCTGCTGCATCGTCTGGCCGAGGCTGGTTTCGACTTCATTCAGACCGAGCACCTCTATACCTTTGATGGGCGCCCGGCTTTCTCGACCGCTTCAGGCGAATAG
- a CDS encoding FHA domain-containing protein, translating into MATPQLVVRLQGDIIKTVPLTTPVLRIGRGPESDLMLDHQIISRHHAELRLTPQGCLLTDLGSSNGTLVGQQRLLPHQPYLLRDGASFQIGPYLLTYEAEAGTAPRLPTPAQEQPPKTTAEPLAVGSAEAEKRAAEARPPTPVVPPRATVRPAAAQAARPVTPLSTPPGPSIGGLYLRYLPDIYQESDFLQRFLHIFEDIWEPLEQRQDHIEMYFDARTCPTRFLPWLASWLDIPLNPHWPEARQRRLLAEAWELYSWRGTLYGLKRMIEVCTGLQPEIFEKPEEPFIFHVRVRLAPGVGGELVDRAFLEELIQLHKPAHAGYILEVIP; encoded by the coding sequence ATGGCCACGCCACAGCTTGTTGTCCGCCTGCAGGGCGACATCATCAAGACGGTGCCCCTGACGACACCGGTGCTGCGCATTGGGCGGGGGCCGGAGAGCGATCTGATGCTTGATCATCAGATCATCTCGCGCCACCACGCTGAGCTGCGCCTGACACCCCAGGGCTGCCTTCTGACAGACCTGGGCAGCTCGAACGGGACCCTGGTGGGTCAGCAGCGCCTGCTGCCGCATCAGCCCTACTTGCTGCGCGATGGGGCGAGCTTTCAGATTGGTCCCTATCTGCTCACCTATGAGGCGGAGGCGGGGACGGCCCCACGCCTGCCGACACCGGCGCAGGAGCAGCCTCCGAAGACCACGGCGGAGCCGTTGGCAGTCGGGTCGGCTGAAGCAGAAAAGAGAGCAGCAGAGGCGCGGCCTCCAACGCCAGTCGTGCCGCCGCGTGCGACAGTGCGTCCCGCCGCTGCGCAGGCAGCGCGGCCTGTCACTCCCCTGAGCACGCCGCCCGGGCCGAGTATCGGTGGCCTCTATCTGCGCTATCTCCCCGACATCTACCAGGAGAGCGATTTTCTGCAGCGTTTCCTCCACATCTTTGAAGACATCTGGGAGCCATTGGAGCAGCGCCAGGATCATATTGAGATGTACTTTGATGCGCGCACCTGCCCGACGCGCTTCCTGCCCTGGCTGGCGAGCTGGCTGGACATTCCGCTCAATCCCCACTGGCCGGAGGCGCGTCAGCGGCGTCTGCTGGCTGAAGCCTGGGAACTGTATAGTTGGCGCGGTACCCTCTATGGACTCAAACGCATGATTGAAGTCTGCACTGGACTACAGCCTGAGATCTTTGAGAAGCCGGAAGAGCCATTTATCTTTCATGTACGTGTCAGGCTGGCCCCGGGGGTGGGCGGTGAGCTAGTTGATCGTGCCTTCCTGGAAGAGCTGATTCAGTTACACAAGCCAGCGCATGCCGGGTACATACTGGAGGTCATCCCATGA
- a CDS encoding putative baseplate assembly protein, translating to MPLPAPKLDDRHFQDIVDQAKLLIPHYCREWTDHNVSDPGVTLIELFAWMTDMLLYRVNQVPDKNYIKFLELIGIRLEPPRAATVPITFYLSAAQPTEITIPADTEVATVRTESSPAIIFTTEQPLTVRPPRLIDTFTRNASQGSNWLRHNLPPEGVRGREKRVALFPQKPAPGDAFLLAFENDLSNHLLALVVDCERAGGAGVDPTKPPLTWQVWQGRAARWVNCELEYDGTGGFNEAGEIILHLPEMVRSEFAGVTGYWLRCRLTEAQGGPGSYQVSPVLRRLRVEARGGTVNARHAITAKEEVLGVSDGTPGQVFQLQHTPILALDPQQEYLVSEPPGDKPQIWHEVEDFAESGPDDRHFTLDKLDGTLTLGPALLQPDGTVYRFGRVPEKGSLLVFKRYRYGGGVVGNVARGTLTVLKTSIPYVAHVTNRTAAVGGRDAQSLEEARLRAPQKLRARTRAVTADDYEYLACQVPGVARARCLAPGPQPGGRGDPRPGQVFVIVLPQVDQPEGPLVPEQLALSAELRSAVLSYLQPRRLLGTALEVHSPQYVSVSVQAELRVAEHSDPALIEAVQQEALEALRRYLNPYLGGPRGNGWPFGRALNRSELYGLLQRIEHVEYVENLVISVSEAGAAEKPLPANQQTVQIPRHGLICSGQHQIKVR from the coding sequence ATGCCGCTGCCTGCGCCAAAGCTAGACGATCGCCACTTTCAAGACATCGTTGATCAGGCCAAGCTGCTCATTCCCCACTATTGCCGCGAGTGGACCGACCACAACGTCAGCGACCCGGGCGTGACCCTGATCGAACTCTTCGCCTGGATGACCGACATGCTGCTCTATCGCGTCAACCAGGTACCAGACAAGAACTATATCAAATTTCTGGAACTGATCGGCATTCGGCTGGAGCCGCCGCGAGCGGCGACCGTGCCCATTACCTTTTATCTGTCCGCGGCGCAGCCGACGGAGATCACCATTCCCGCCGATACCGAAGTCGCCACCGTGCGTACCGAGAGCAGCCCGGCCATCATCTTCACCACGGAGCAGCCGCTGACCGTGCGTCCACCGCGGCTCATCGACACCTTCACGCGCAACGCCAGCCAGGGCAGCAACTGGCTACGCCACAACCTGCCGCCCGAGGGAGTGCGCGGGCGCGAGAAGCGTGTTGCCCTTTTTCCGCAGAAGCCGGCCCCGGGCGATGCCTTTCTGCTGGCTTTTGAGAACGACCTGAGCAATCACCTGCTGGCCCTGGTCGTGGACTGCGAGCGCGCCGGTGGGGCGGGCGTCGACCCGACGAAGCCGCCGCTGACCTGGCAGGTCTGGCAAGGGCGGGCCGCGCGCTGGGTGAATTGCGAGCTCGAATACGACGGCACCGGCGGCTTCAACGAAGCCGGTGAGATCATCCTCCATCTGCCGGAGATGGTACGCTCTGAGTTCGCAGGCGTCACCGGCTACTGGCTGCGCTGCCGACTGACCGAGGCGCAAGGAGGACCGGGGTCCTATCAGGTTTCGCCGGTACTACGCCGGCTGCGCGTCGAGGCTCGCGGGGGGACCGTCAATGCGCGCCATGCCATCACTGCCAAAGAGGAAGTGCTAGGTGTCAGCGATGGCACCCCGGGCCAGGTCTTTCAGCTCCAGCATACCCCCATTCTGGCCCTCGATCCACAACAAGAATATCTGGTCAGCGAGCCGCCGGGCGACAAGCCCCAGATCTGGCACGAGGTCGAAGACTTTGCCGAATCCGGTCCTGACGATCGCCATTTCACCCTCGATAAGCTCGACGGCACGCTCACGCTCGGGCCGGCCCTCCTGCAGCCCGACGGCACTGTCTACCGCTTTGGCCGTGTCCCTGAGAAAGGGAGCCTGCTGGTCTTCAAGCGCTATCGCTACGGGGGAGGCGTGGTCGGCAATGTCGCGCGTGGCACCCTGACGGTCCTCAAGACCTCGATCCCCTATGTGGCCCACGTCACCAACCGGACCGCCGCCGTTGGTGGGCGCGATGCCCAGAGCCTGGAGGAGGCCCGGCTGCGAGCGCCCCAGAAGCTGCGCGCACGCACTCGGGCCGTGACTGCCGACGATTACGAGTATCTGGCCTGCCAGGTGCCTGGGGTAGCGCGCGCACGCTGTCTGGCCCCCGGCCCCCAGCCGGGCGGACGTGGTGATCCGCGTCCAGGGCAGGTCTTTGTCATCGTCCTGCCCCAGGTTGATCAACCCGAAGGACCCCTGGTGCCGGAACAGTTGGCGCTCTCCGCCGAGCTGCGCAGCGCCGTTCTCTCCTATCTCCAGCCCCGGCGTCTGCTCGGCACCGCCCTGGAGGTCCATTCACCCCAGTATGTGAGCGTCTCAGTTCAGGCCGAGCTGCGCGTCGCGGAACACAGCGATCCCGCCCTGATCGAGGCGGTCCAGCAAGAGGCCCTGGAGGCCCTGCGGCGCTACCTCAATCCCTATCTCGGGGGACCACGCGGCAACGGCTGGCCCTTCGGGCGCGCGCTCAACCGTTCCGAGCTATACGGACTTTTGCAGCGTATTGAGCATGTTGAGTATGTGGAGAATCTGGTCATCAGCGTTAGCGAAGCGGGAGCGGCGGAGAAGCCCCTGCCGGCGAATCAGCAGACGGTCCAGATTCCCCGTCACGGTCTCATCTGTTCCGGGCAACATCAGATAAAGGTGCGCTGA
- a CDS encoding AfsR/SARP family transcriptional regulator yields MITLNSSEPASAFSEQIQLQTATDQAPADLQVAACERMLAALQEIESQLLRVEQLLRAVNLQLVEAQAAWQGELAAMKGRLHYLSDAGGGPERLHPVRTSPLTADPQPGVSTSANAKGASPPGPAIISLQTHPRYLPSTEAGSTTTLPPLYITCFGRFTVRRLHTQGALIQLCRNSKGQAILRYLLAQPQQQASIDMLMADLWPDEERETSRHKLQIAVSALRASLNGEQVQSGGGYILYKEQTYLLNPAASFITDVAEFRRLFATGRQANDSDVTARCYEQACKLYSGPFLTEDLYAEWSFLTREELARAHRQMSTWLAEYALQRGEAETALTWASLLLKLDHYDEEAYRKIMRAHSLSGRRNEMLRCYQQCCQTLREELGLEPLPETRRLFEQLLGAATPSPLP; encoded by the coding sequence ATGATCACGCTCAATTCCTCAGAGCCGGCCTCGGCTTTCAGCGAACAGATCCAGCTTCAGACCGCTACTGATCAAGCGCCTGCGGACCTGCAAGTAGCAGCTTGTGAGCGTATGCTGGCAGCGCTCCAGGAGATAGAAAGCCAGCTTCTCCGCGTCGAACAACTCCTGCGCGCGGTCAACCTGCAGCTTGTCGAGGCACAGGCTGCCTGGCAGGGAGAGCTGGCCGCCATGAAAGGCAGGCTTCATTATCTCAGCGATGCGGGAGGAGGACCAGAGCGCCTTCACCCAGTCCGCACCTCACCTCTCACCGCTGATCCCCAGCCCGGCGTCAGCACCAGCGCCAACGCCAAAGGAGCTTCTCCGCCCGGGCCAGCCATTATCTCCCTGCAAACGCATCCCCGCTATCTGCCGTCCACTGAGGCTGGCTCGACCACTACCCTCCCGCCGCTCTACATCACCTGCTTCGGGCGCTTCACCGTCCGACGTCTGCACACCCAAGGGGCACTGATCCAGCTCTGTCGCAACAGCAAGGGACAGGCCATCTTGCGCTATCTCCTGGCTCAACCTCAGCAACAAGCCAGCATTGATATGCTGATGGCCGATCTCTGGCCAGATGAAGAACGCGAGACCAGTCGTCATAAGCTGCAAATCGCTGTCAGCGCCCTGCGCGCCTCCCTCAACGGCGAGCAGGTCCAGTCAGGCGGCGGCTATATCCTGTATAAAGAGCAGACGTACTTGCTGAATCCTGCCGCCAGCTTCATCACCGATGTCGCAGAGTTCCGGCGCCTCTTCGCCACGGGCCGCCAGGCCAACGATAGCGATGTCACCGCTCGCTGCTATGAACAGGCCTGCAAACTGTACAGTGGCCCCTTCCTGACAGAGGACCTCTATGCCGAATGGTCGTTTCTAACACGCGAGGAGCTGGCCCGGGCTCACCGCCAAATGAGTACCTGGCTGGCCGAGTACGCCCTGCAGCGCGGCGAAGCTGAGACCGCCCTGACCTGGGCCAGCCTCCTGCTGAAACTGGACCATTACGATGAAGAGGCCTACCGCAAGATAATGCGCGCTCATAGCCTCAGCGGCAGACGCAACGAGATGCTCCGCTGCTACCAGCAATGCTGCCAGACTCTGCGGGAAGAGCTGGGCCTCGAACCACTGCCCGAGACACGGCGTCTCTTTGAGCAATTGCTGGGAGCCGCAACCCCTTCCCCCCTGCCATAG